One stretch of Vibrio kanaloae DNA includes these proteins:
- a CDS encoding DUF368 domain-containing protein translates to MNYLSTFFKGMAMGAADVVPGVSGGTIAFITGIYDTLLESIRRINPSVLGLWKREGFKAAFNHINGFFLISLFAGVFTSIATFAKLISWLLVTHPVPLWSFFFGLILVSVFHILKQVEKRDMIRFVFLLLGVAFAYSITVLKPLQMEPTSINILIAGAIAICAMILPGISGSFILLLIGMYGPILGAVKEFQIDVLALFLGGCVIGLLTFSHVLSWLLRSFRDFTLVFLTGLMIGTLPKIWPWKETISWRINSKGEQVPLIQENLSPFDFEAVTSQPSQLVLAIVMMLVAIALVLGLEKFAERNVD, encoded by the coding sequence ATGAACTATTTAAGTACTTTTTTTAAAGGCATGGCAATGGGCGCAGCCGACGTTGTCCCTGGCGTTTCAGGTGGAACCATCGCATTCATCACTGGTATTTACGATACGCTGCTAGAAAGCATTCGTAGAATTAACCCTAGCGTACTTGGCTTATGGAAGCGCGAAGGCTTCAAAGCCGCGTTTAACCACATCAATGGTTTCTTCCTGATTTCACTGTTCGCAGGCGTGTTCACGAGTATTGCGACATTCGCAAAGCTGATTTCTTGGTTATTGGTCACGCACCCTGTTCCACTGTGGTCTTTCTTCTTTGGGCTGATCTTGGTGTCGGTATTCCATATTCTTAAGCAGGTAGAAAAGCGCGATATGATTCGATTCGTCTTTCTATTACTTGGCGTTGCCTTCGCTTATAGCATTACGGTTCTTAAACCACTACAAATGGAACCAACCAGCATCAACATCTTGATTGCGGGTGCGATTGCGATCTGTGCGATGATTTTACCGGGTATCTCAGGCAGCTTTATTCTGCTACTGATTGGCATGTATGGCCCGATTCTTGGTGCCGTTAAAGAGTTTCAAATCGATGTGCTTGCCCTATTTTTAGGTGGCTGTGTGATCGGTCTGCTGACTTTCTCACACGTGCTCTCTTGGCTATTACGCTCATTCCGCGATTTCACATTGGTATTCTTAACCGGTTTGATGATCGGTACGCTACCTAAGATCTGGCCGTGGAAAGAAACCATCAGTTGGCGCATTAACTCGAAAGGTGAGCAAGTTCCTCTGATTCAAGAGAACCTATCGCCGTTCGACTTTGAAGCTGTGACCTCGCAACCTTCTCAGCTAGTGTTGGCAATTGTGATGATGCTTGTAGCTATTGCCTTAGTTCTAGGGCTAGAGAAATTTGCAGAGCGTAACGTTGACTAA
- the glgB gene encoding 1,4-alpha-glucan branching protein GlgB, producing MELSSISKQKQIYAQLSQACFTDPFAFLGPYLPSNQGALRVWIPGADKVELIVGKEPRIELAREGESGFILKQKRDLRFTHYKLAVDWAGVEQIIDDPYQYHDLYASYEDLHTPKDMYHHMGAQFITLERDGQTISGTRFLVYAPHATAASLVGNFNAWDGRRHPMQRLDYGMWGLFIPELEEGAQYKFELKGPNGEGLPHKADPWGFYSEQYPSFSSVTYDHARYEWQDTQWQNRPVTQKRKEALSFYELHAGSWKRNADGEFLNYRELAAELIPYLTDLGYTHVELMPVSEHPFYGSWGYQPVGLFAPTSRFGSPDDFKYFVDQCHQAGLGVVLDWVPAHFPSDDHGLENFDGTPLFHDPDPRRGWHQDWNSYIYDLGREHVRRFLVSNALYWFEQFHIDGIRVDAVASMLYLDYSRSHDQWIPNVDGGNENYDAIATLKWMNEEVYKHFPNAMTIAEESTAFPGVSAPTFMGGLGFGFKWNMGWMHDSLSYIQEDPINRKYHHNTITFPLVYAHSENYVLPLSHDEVVYGKGSIHNKMPGDEWQQTANLRAYMGYMYAQPGKKLNFMGTEFGQTAEWNHDDQLQWFLLDYDRHQGVQRLTKDLNNLYRSEAAMHDLDFDPKGFEWRLQDSAEASVLAHERISESGERVLVVSNFTPVPHEHFRLGVPAQGKYSLLLNTDSTDYAGSGFEVKQTAEIESVESEGLDTSIELRLPPLSTIFYKLN from the coding sequence TTGGAACTAAGTTCTATTTCAAAGCAAAAACAAATATATGCCCAACTATCACAGGCTTGCTTCACAGACCCATTTGCATTTTTAGGGCCATACTTACCTTCTAATCAAGGAGCATTACGTGTATGGATTCCTGGGGCAGATAAAGTCGAGTTGATTGTTGGAAAGGAACCTCGTATAGAGTTAGCGCGAGAGGGTGAAAGTGGTTTCATTCTTAAGCAGAAAAGAGACTTACGCTTTACTCACTATAAGCTTGCAGTTGATTGGGCTGGAGTCGAGCAGATCATCGATGATCCGTACCAGTACCATGATCTGTACGCAAGTTATGAAGATCTTCATACACCGAAAGATATGTATCATCACATGGGGGCTCAGTTTATTACGCTAGAGCGTGATGGACAGACGATTTCAGGTACGCGTTTCTTGGTGTACGCTCCGCATGCTACAGCGGCAAGCTTGGTGGGAAACTTCAACGCTTGGGATGGTCGTCGTCACCCAATGCAACGTCTGGACTACGGTATGTGGGGCCTATTCATTCCTGAACTGGAAGAGGGCGCTCAATACAAATTTGAATTAAAAGGACCAAATGGCGAAGGCTTACCACACAAAGCTGACCCATGGGGTTTCTACTCCGAACAATACCCATCGTTCTCATCTGTGACTTATGATCACGCTCGTTACGAGTGGCAAGATACTCAATGGCAGAATCGCCCAGTCACGCAAAAGCGTAAAGAAGCGCTTTCATTCTATGAATTACATGCTGGTTCTTGGAAGCGGAACGCTGACGGTGAATTCTTAAATTACCGTGAGCTAGCTGCAGAGCTGATTCCATACCTAACGGATCTTGGTTACACGCACGTTGAATTGATGCCAGTTTCAGAGCACCCATTTTATGGCTCTTGGGGCTATCAGCCAGTAGGTCTATTTGCACCAACGAGCCGTTTTGGCTCACCAGATGACTTTAAATACTTCGTAGACCAATGTCACCAAGCAGGTCTTGGTGTGGTACTTGATTGGGTTCCAGCTCACTTCCCAAGTGATGATCATGGCTTAGAAAACTTCGATGGTACGCCGTTGTTCCATGACCCGGATCCTCGCCGCGGCTGGCACCAAGATTGGAACTCGTACATCTATGATTTAGGTCGTGAACATGTACGTCGCTTCTTAGTTTCTAATGCTCTCTACTGGTTCGAGCAATTCCACATTGATGGCATTCGTGTTGATGCCGTCGCTTCAATGCTCTACCTCGATTACTCGCGCAGTCATGACCAATGGATTCCAAATGTGGATGGTGGTAACGAAAACTACGACGCTATCGCAACGCTGAAGTGGATGAACGAAGAAGTTTACAAACACTTCCCAAATGCGATGACGATAGCTGAGGAATCAACAGCTTTCCCTGGTGTTTCAGCCCCAACTTTTATGGGCGGCTTAGGCTTTGGCTTTAAGTGGAATATGGGTTGGATGCACGATAGTTTGTCTTACATCCAAGAAGATCCAATCAACCGTAAATACCACCACAATACAATTACGTTCCCATTGGTTTACGCACATAGTGAGAACTACGTATTGCCTCTGTCTCACGATGAGGTGGTTTACGGTAAAGGCTCTATCCATAACAAGATGCCTGGTGATGAATGGCAGCAAACGGCTAACTTACGCGCTTACATGGGCTACATGTACGCACAGCCGGGTAAGAAATTGAATTTCATGGGAACTGAATTTGGCCAGACGGCGGAATGGAACCATGATGACCAGCTGCAATGGTTTTTGCTAGATTATGATCGCCATCAAGGTGTTCAGCGCTTGACCAAAGATTTGAACAACTTATACCGCTCTGAAGCCGCTATGCACGACCTTGATTTTGACCCGAAAGGATTTGAGTGGCGTCTTCAAGACTCTGCAGAAGCAAGTGTCTTAGCTCATGAACGTATTAGTGAGTCTGGTGAGCGTGTCTTGGTGGTATCTAACTTTACCCCTGTTCCTCATGAGCACTTCCGTTTAGGTGTTCCAGCACAAGGCAAGTACTCACTATTGTTGAATACGGACTCGACTGATTACGCTGGTAGTGGTTTTGAAGTGAAGCAGACTGCTGAAATTGAATCCGTAGAAAGCGAAGGCTTAGACACATCGATCGAGCTACGCCTACCACCGTTATCGACGATTTTCTACAAGCTCAATTAG
- the malT gene encoding HTH-type transcriptional regulator MalT produces the protein MWIPSKLTRPGRLHNAILRPRVLDLLQNADCYKLVLFRSPAGYGKTTMAAQWLVDKPNVGWYSIDDSDNDPFRFINYLLQSLNKATQNICPNAQKLAEKRQFSSLHSLLSEVFAEMSEFHHECFLVLDDYHLVNNDDIHEAMRFFLKHMPDNLTLVVTSRGTPPLGTANLRVRDLMIELGNDSLAFDTEETTRFFNQRVADGIDDITADSICTYVEGWPSALQLIALQAQHQKRTLAQSAESFSHFNHAHLWDYLVEEVFDLLDKETRQFLMQCSVLDHFNDELVCALTQREDALGMIESLNRFGLFIYPLEGEKNWYRFHNLFGEFLAHERQARIPQQEAELHRSAAKAWIKQKTPHQALRHAQRADDPQLIVQILSDHGWQMFNQGELSSLEMAIKQLTPDQLYSEPKLSMLRAWLAQSQHRYDQVGTLLEEAEAQYQARNIELDTQQQGQYNSLRAQVAINSNEPEKALELAELSLSQLNTTVYRSRIVATSVVGEVNHVMGNLSRALPMMQQTEKLARQYQVYHQALWAILQQSEILIAQGYVQAAFELQDSAFKLIEEHQLQYVPLHEFLLRVRAQIFWCWNRLDEAEECCYKGLDILGHHAPSKHLHSYSMLARISLSRGEIDKASKFIDQIQHLLRQSTYHVDWTANASLSLILFWQVKGNKDAIRDWLSVAVRPESASNHFCQLQWRNIVRAHIILEQYEEAEQALTFLKSEAQRSHLITDTNRNLIVEAVLRTQLNDEDSARVLLEEALHMTNQTGMVGNFLVDGGTIGHILDKLSNKPGLGDLERHRAQQIMKDISTTQRSRSVHFDEDFVENLVNHPNIPELVRTSPLTQREWQVLGLIYSGFSNEQIAQELDVAGTTIKTHIRNLYQKLNIANRKEAISTAENLLQLMGY, from the coding sequence ATGTGGATCCCTTCAAAACTGACCCGTCCCGGCCGCTTACACAATGCGATTCTACGACCTAGGGTTCTCGATCTGCTTCAGAACGCAGATTGTTACAAGCTGGTGCTATTTCGCTCCCCAGCAGGGTATGGCAAAACCACAATGGCCGCGCAATGGCTAGTAGATAAGCCTAATGTGGGTTGGTACAGCATTGATGATAGTGACAACGATCCATTTCGCTTTATTAACTATCTATTGCAATCACTCAATAAAGCGACTCAAAATATCTGTCCTAATGCCCAAAAGCTGGCAGAGAAAAGACAGTTTTCATCGCTGCATTCGTTATTAAGTGAAGTTTTCGCAGAAATGTCTGAGTTCCATCATGAATGTTTCCTTGTGTTGGACGACTACCACTTGGTTAACAATGATGACATTCATGAAGCAATGCGCTTTTTCCTCAAACATATGCCCGACAACCTGACGCTCGTTGTAACCAGCCGAGGAACACCACCACTCGGTACCGCCAACCTGCGCGTACGTGACTTAATGATAGAGCTAGGTAACGATTCACTGGCTTTTGATACTGAAGAGACCACGCGCTTTTTCAACCAACGCGTAGCCGATGGCATTGATGACATCACAGCAGACAGCATTTGTACTTATGTAGAGGGTTGGCCTTCTGCCTTGCAACTTATAGCGCTGCAAGCCCAACATCAAAAACGTACTCTAGCGCAATCAGCGGAGTCGTTCTCACACTTTAACCATGCTCATCTTTGGGACTATTTGGTGGAAGAAGTGTTCGACTTGTTAGACAAAGAAACTCGACAATTCTTAATGCAGTGCTCTGTGCTTGATCACTTCAACGACGAGCTAGTATGTGCACTCACTCAACGTGAAGACGCGCTCGGTATGATCGAGTCACTCAATCGATTTGGCCTGTTCATCTACCCTCTTGAAGGTGAGAAAAACTGGTACCGCTTCCATAACCTATTTGGTGAATTTCTCGCGCACGAACGCCAAGCACGAATTCCGCAACAAGAAGCTGAATTGCATCGAAGTGCGGCTAAAGCTTGGATCAAACAGAAAACGCCTCATCAAGCTCTTCGACATGCACAGCGTGCTGACGACCCACAATTGATTGTTCAGATCTTAAGTGATCACGGATGGCAGATGTTCAACCAAGGTGAGCTCTCTTCATTAGAGATGGCGATCAAGCAACTGACACCTGACCAACTTTACAGTGAACCTAAACTGTCAATGTTGCGCGCATGGCTGGCACAAAGTCAGCATCGATATGATCAAGTAGGCACCTTGCTGGAAGAAGCCGAAGCGCAATATCAAGCTCGAAATATTGAGCTTGATACTCAACAACAAGGGCAGTACAACTCCCTGCGTGCGCAAGTAGCCATCAACAGTAATGAACCTGAAAAAGCGCTAGAATTAGCCGAACTTTCATTAAGTCAACTAAATACAACGGTATACCGTAGCCGTATAGTAGCGACCTCTGTTGTTGGTGAAGTGAACCATGTTATGGGCAACCTTAGCCGTGCGCTACCGATGATGCAGCAAACAGAAAAACTCGCACGTCAGTATCAAGTTTACCATCAGGCGCTGTGGGCAATTCTGCAACAGAGTGAAATATTAATTGCTCAAGGTTATGTTCAGGCTGCATTTGAGCTGCAAGACAGTGCATTTAAATTGATTGAAGAACACCAACTGCAATATGTGCCACTGCATGAATTTTTACTGCGAGTTAGAGCTCAGATTTTTTGGTGTTGGAATCGATTAGATGAAGCAGAAGAGTGTTGTTATAAGGGCTTAGATATTCTTGGCCATCACGCACCAAGTAAGCACTTACATAGCTACTCAATGCTGGCTCGAATCTCATTGAGTCGGGGAGAAATTGATAAAGCGTCTAAGTTTATTGACCAGATTCAGCACTTGTTGCGCCAATCAACTTACCACGTAGATTGGACGGCGAATGCCTCACTGTCTCTGATCTTGTTCTGGCAAGTAAAAGGCAATAAAGACGCCATCCGTGACTGGTTGAGCGTTGCTGTTCGTCCTGAATCAGCAAGCAACCACTTTTGTCAACTTCAATGGCGGAACATCGTGCGTGCTCACATCATCCTTGAGCAGTATGAAGAAGCGGAACAAGCGCTAACCTTCTTGAAAAGCGAAGCCCAGCGTTCACACCTGATTACGGACACCAACAGAAATTTGATCGTCGAAGCCGTGTTACGCACACAACTCAACGATGAAGACAGTGCTCGTGTACTACTAGAAGAAGCCCTGCACATGACCAACCAAACCGGTATGGTCGGTAACTTCTTAGTCGATGGTGGCACTATAGGGCATATCTTGGACAAGCTGAGTAACAAACCTGGCTTGGGTGATTTAGAACGTCACCGAGCCCAACAGATCATGAAAGATATCTCGACGACCCAACGCAGCCGTTCGGTTCACTTTGACGAAGACTTTGTGGAGAATCTGGTTAATCATCCGAATATTCCAGAACTGGTACGCACCAGCCCACTTACACAACGTGAATGGCAGGTACTTGGTCTTATCTACTCGGGGTTCAGTAATGAACAGATCGCTCAAGAACTTGATGTTGCAGGCACGACTATCAAAACTCACATCCGTAACCTTTACCAAAAGCTAAACATTGCCAACCGTAAAGAAGCCATTAGCACAGCAGAAAATTTGTTGCAGTTGATGGGATATTAA
- a CDS encoding glycogen/starch/alpha-glucan phosphorylase, protein MKPTQQKTFDKVSFQESVKKHLSATYATTIENADSRAWYLAMGRALAELTTFDLLATENDEKIKNAKSVNYLSLEFLIGRLTGNNLISMGLYEQITHAMEELGQNLTDLLEEERDPSLGNGGLGRLAACFMDSCAAQEYPTVGYGLHYEYGLFKQSFQNGRQQESPDAWRGVEGYPWEVARPELAQHIGFYGHVDVEFIDGKEVRTWVPGMEVKAMPWDLPIVGYESNTVYPLRLWECQAIAPFSLASFNNGDYFEAQHSLIDAGNITKVLYPNDNHEKGKTLRLMQQYFHSAASVRDILRRHEATGFSLEDLPKQETIQLNDTHPTIAIPELMRILIDEKGLSWDQAWEISAHTFAYTNHTLLPEALETWSESLINRLLPRHMEIIFEINHRFMQEVRKMWPGDGEKQAKLSIIQEGFHRMVRMANLCVIGSYKVNGVAALHSQLVKKDLFPEFNEIFPGKLTNVTNGITPRRWLKFCNPGLSKLITGKIGTEWPAKLEQLEGIAKFATDAKFQKEFMAVKKENKQRLADWVQENMGIELDTNAIFDVQIKRLHEYKRQHLDLLHILSLYHRILNEPGFECEPRVCFFAAKAAPGYHLAKEIIFAVNKIAEKINNDPRIGNKLKVVFIPDYRVSMAEIIIPAADVSQQISLAGKEASGTGNMKMALNGALTIGTMDGANVEIREEVGDENIYIFGLDVDGVVALKAQGYNPYDYYNADPLLKASLDLLTGDEFTPGQPGLLCATFDSLLDGGDPYLCLADFASYVKAHEDMSAQYKDQAGWAKKAILNTALVGKFTSDRSIRDYVNNIWKLKAVNR, encoded by the coding sequence ATGAAACCAACTCAGCAAAAAACTTTCGATAAAGTGTCGTTCCAAGAGAGCGTTAAGAAGCATTTGTCTGCGACCTACGCAACAACAATTGAAAACGCAGATAGCCGTGCATGGTACCTAGCAATGGGCCGCGCGTTAGCAGAATTGACAACCTTTGACCTGCTAGCTACTGAAAATGACGAAAAAATTAAGAACGCGAAGAGCGTTAACTACCTATCACTAGAGTTTTTGATTGGTCGTCTAACAGGTAACAACTTGATCAGCATGGGTCTATACGAACAGATCACTCATGCAATGGAAGAGCTAGGTCAAAACCTAACTGACCTTCTAGAAGAAGAACGCGACCCGTCATTAGGTAATGGTGGTCTTGGTCGACTAGCTGCTTGTTTCATGGATTCTTGTGCCGCTCAAGAATACCCAACAGTAGGCTACGGTCTTCACTATGAATACGGCCTATTCAAACAGTCTTTTCAAAACGGTCGCCAACAAGAATCACCAGACGCATGGCGTGGTGTTGAAGGTTACCCATGGGAAGTCGCTCGTCCAGAACTAGCACAGCACATTGGTTTTTACGGTCATGTAGACGTTGAATTCATTGACGGTAAAGAAGTACGTACTTGGGTTCCAGGTATGGAAGTAAAAGCAATGCCTTGGGATCTACCTATCGTAGGTTACGAGTCAAACACGGTTTACCCGCTGCGTCTTTGGGAATGTCAGGCAATTGCACCATTCTCACTAGCAAGCTTTAACAACGGTGATTACTTCGAAGCGCAACACTCGCTAATCGATGCAGGCAACATCACTAAAGTACTTTACCCGAACGACAACCACGAGAAAGGTAAGACTCTGCGTCTAATGCAGCAGTACTTCCACTCAGCAGCGTCTGTTCGCGATATTCTACGTCGCCACGAAGCAACAGGTTTCTCTCTAGAAGATCTGCCGAAGCAAGAAACGATTCAACTGAACGATACGCACCCAACGATCGCGATCCCTGAACTAATGCGCATTTTGATCGACGAGAAAGGTCTATCTTGGGATCAAGCATGGGAAATCAGTGCTCATACGTTCGCTTACACGAACCACACGTTACTTCCAGAAGCTTTAGAGACTTGGTCTGAATCTTTGATCAATCGTCTTCTTCCTCGTCACATGGAAATCATCTTTGAAATCAACCACCGCTTCATGCAAGAAGTTCGCAAGATGTGGCCTGGTGATGGCGAGAAGCAAGCGAAGCTTTCTATCATCCAAGAAGGTTTCCACCGCATGGTTCGCATGGCAAACCTATGTGTAATTGGTTCTTACAAAGTAAACGGTGTAGCAGCACTTCATTCACAATTGGTTAAGAAAGACTTGTTCCCAGAGTTCAACGAAATCTTCCCAGGCAAACTGACTAACGTAACGAACGGCATCACGCCACGTCGTTGGCTGAAGTTCTGTAACCCAGGCCTATCTAAGCTAATTACTGGTAAGATCGGTACTGAATGGCCAGCAAAACTTGAGCAGCTAGAAGGCATCGCTAAGTTTGCAACAGACGCGAAATTCCAGAAAGAATTCATGGCGGTTAAGAAAGAAAACAAACAGCGTCTTGCTGATTGGGTTCAAGAGAACATGGGTATCGAGCTAGATACTAACGCTATCTTTGACGTTCAAATTAAACGTCTGCACGAATACAAGCGCCAGCACCTAGATTTACTACACATTCTATCTCTGTACCACCGTATTCTTAACGAACCTGGTTTCGAATGTGAGCCACGCGTATGTTTCTTTGCCGCGAAAGCAGCGCCGGGTTACCACCTAGCGAAAGAGATCATCTTCGCGGTTAACAAGATTGCAGAGAAGATCAACAACGATCCTCGCATCGGTAACAAGCTTAAAGTGGTATTCATCCCTGACTACCGTGTAAGCATGGCTGAAATCATCATCCCTGCAGCAGACGTTTCTCAGCAAATCTCACTGGCTGGTAAAGAAGCATCGGGTACGGGCAACATGAAGATGGCTCTAAACGGCGCGCTAACTATCGGTACGATGGATGGTGCAAACGTTGAAATTCGTGAAGAAGTGGGTGATGAAAACATCTACATCTTCGGCCTAGACGTTGACGGTGTTGTGGCATTGAAAGCTCAGGGTTACAACCCATACGATTACTACAATGCAGATCCACTACTGAAAGCATCTCTAGACTTATTGACTGGCGATGAGTTCACTCCGGGCCAGCCAGGCCTTCTATGTGCAACGTTTGATAGCCTGCTAGACGGTGGTGACCCTTACCTATGTCTTGCTGACTTCGCATCTTATGTGAAAGCGCACGAAGACATGAGCGCGCAATATAAAGACCAAGCAGGTTGGGCTAAGAAAGCGATTCTTAACACAGCATTGGTTGGTAAGTTCACATCAGACCGCTCTATTCGCGACTACGTGAACAACATCTGGAAACTTAAAGCGGTTAACCGTTAA
- a CDS encoding SCO family protein, with product MSRNWSLALVVAFVLGFGVKSYLDGQNEVQEQHAAKQEFSATTLFGKDNQPTEIFDQTDDRIRIVYFGFTRCPDVCPTSLAMLAGALNQVSDEAKAKIRPMFVSLDPERDAAEASYEYAQYFHPMMEGLSGPLDVTTTLAHNYGVIFRKTKLEGSELEYTLDHSSYFYFLKPDGTLITKVPHTLTPAPIVEAINTLTR from the coding sequence ATGAGTAGAAATTGGTCGTTAGCATTGGTTGTCGCTTTTGTACTTGGCTTTGGTGTCAAAAGCTATCTTGATGGGCAAAACGAAGTTCAAGAACAACACGCTGCAAAACAAGAGTTCTCCGCAACGACTCTTTTCGGCAAAGACAACCAACCAACGGAAATCTTTGACCAAACCGATGACAGAATTCGTATCGTTTACTTCGGTTTCACACGTTGCCCGGATGTATGCCCTACTTCTTTGGCTATGTTGGCCGGAGCACTTAACCAAGTTTCTGATGAAGCAAAAGCCAAGATTCGCCCAATGTTTGTTTCTCTTGACCCAGAGCGCGATGCTGCAGAAGCTTCTTATGAGTACGCACAATACTTCCACCCAATGATGGAAGGATTAAGTGGCCCATTAGATGTGACAACGACGCTTGCGCATAACTACGGTGTTATTTTCAGAAAGACCAAACTTGAAGGGTCAGAGTTGGAATACACCCTAGACCACAGCTCATATTTTTATTTTTTAAAGCCCGACGGTACTTTGATTACCAAAGTACCGCACACGTTGACGCCAGCGCCAATTGTTGAGGCCATCAACACGTTAACACGCTAG
- the malQ gene encoding 4-alpha-glucanotransferase encodes MKEQNVLKQIAEMANIADSYVSAWGDEAQVSDDTITSLLASLGYDTSSDDALLKSAERKHKKDVLNPVLVLRDGEPVEVALNLGVSARESEFNWRLETEQGEVLEGYLQSQVIRDERAEGGPLVFELPSDLAWGYHKLIVSRKRRKKPYEMTLIITPKACFKQSPIEQGKKLWGPSVQLYTLRTQHNWGIGDFGDLKQLVADIASRGGDFVGLNPIHSLFPANPEGASPYSPSSRRWLNILYIDVSSVPEFALSAEAQQTVGSAEFQQRLQKVREAHWVNYTEVSELKMGILPLLFAEFKTRHLDKNSDRAQAFLAFVEEGGDSLMHQAAFDALHGELHTEDSGMWGWPVFPEKYRTFDSPATQKYIKDNLDQVHLYMYLQWLADCQINDVQSLAEEKGMAVGLYRDLAVGVADSGSETWADQGNLVMDASIGAPPDILGPLGQNWGLPPLNPEVLQETSYDAYIKLLRANMKHCGALRIDHVLGLLRLWWIPKGENATKGAYIYYPVQDMLSILALESHRYQCSVIGEDLGTVPDEIVDILADAGVHSYKVFFFETSEEDGGFISPKHYASQSMAALCTHDMPTLRGFWHCDDLKMGQDIGLYPDAAQLETLFDDRLECKQGILDSVAWHGFLPEGVGRDASQVPMDSYLAEALQLHVAAGGSTLLSVQLEDWLEMDKPVNIPGTVDEYPNWRRKLSMNLDEIFAHEGVNRIASKLTDVREKAAK; translated from the coding sequence ATGAAAGAACAAAACGTATTAAAACAAATCGCAGAAATGGCAAATATTGCCGATAGTTACGTTAGTGCGTGGGGCGATGAAGCACAAGTATCAGACGATACTATTACGTCTCTATTGGCTTCATTGGGCTACGATACAAGCAGCGATGATGCACTATTAAAGTCAGCAGAAAGAAAACACAAAAAAGATGTACTAAACCCAGTTCTTGTATTGCGTGACGGTGAGCCAGTAGAAGTGGCGCTGAATTTAGGTGTTAGTGCTCGTGAGAGCGAGTTCAACTGGCGTCTAGAAACCGAGCAAGGAGAGGTACTCGAAGGCTATCTTCAATCTCAAGTCATTCGTGATGAGCGTGCAGAAGGTGGCCCTTTAGTGTTTGAATTGCCAAGTGATTTGGCATGGGGGTACCACAAGTTAATTGTAAGCCGTAAGCGCCGTAAGAAGCCTTATGAGATGACACTGATTATTACGCCAAAAGCGTGTTTCAAGCAGTCACCAATCGAGCAAGGCAAAAAGCTTTGGGGCCCAAGCGTTCAACTTTACACACTCAGAACTCAGCACAACTGGGGTATTGGTGATTTCGGTGACCTAAAACAGCTTGTTGCGGATATCGCTTCTCGCGGTGGTGATTTCGTTGGTCTAAACCCAATTCACTCATTGTTCCCTGCAAACCCTGAAGGTGCGAGCCCATATAGCCCGTCTTCTCGTCGCTGGTTGAACATCCTATACATTGATGTGAGTTCAGTACCTGAATTCGCACTAAGTGCAGAAGCACAACAGACTGTAGGCAGCGCAGAGTTCCAACAACGCCTACAAAAAGTGCGTGAAGCGCATTGGGTGAATTACACCGAGGTGTCTGAACTGAAGATGGGCATCTTGCCTCTGTTATTCGCAGAATTTAAGACTCGCCATCTAGATAAGAACAGTGACCGTGCTCAAGCCTTCCTAGCTTTTGTGGAAGAGGGCGGCGATAGCTTGATGCATCAGGCGGCGTTTGATGCTCTGCATGGGGAATTGCATACTGAAGACTCTGGCATGTGGGGATGGCCGGTATTTCCTGAGAAGTACCGTACATTCGACAGCCCAGCGACACAGAAGTACATCAAAGATAACTTAGATCAGGTACATCTTTACATGTACCTGCAATGGTTAGCAGATTGTCAAATCAACGATGTTCAATCGCTTGCTGAAGAGAAAGGCATGGCCGTTGGCTTATACCGAGATCTTGCGGTAGGCGTTGCGGATTCAGGCAGCGAGACTTGGGCTGATCAAGGCAATCTAGTGATGGATGCAAGCATTGGTGCTCCACCAGATATTCTTGGTCCTTTAGGCCAAAACTGGGGATTACCACCACTGAACCCTGAAGTGCTTCAAGAGACAAGCTACGATGCATACATTAAGTTGCTTCGTGCAAACATGAAACACTGTGGTGCGCTGCGTATTGACCACGTGCTAGGTTTATTGCGTTTGTGGTGGATTCCAAAAGGTGAAAACGCAACGAAAGGTGCGTACATCTACTACCCAGTGCAAGATATGCTGTCGATTCTGGCGCTTGAATCCCACCGTTATCAATGTAGCGTTATCGGTGAAGATTTAGGTACAGTTCCAGATGAGATCGTCGACATCCTAGCAGATGCTGGTGTGCACTCTTACAAAGTATTTTTCTTTGAAACATCAGAAGAAGATGGTGGTTTCATTTCACCAAAACATTATGCATCACAATCAATGGCGGCACTGTGTACGCACGATATGCCAACACTACGTGGCTTCTGGCACTGTGATGACTTGAAGATGGGTCAAGATATTGGTCTATACCCAGATGCAGCACAGCTAGAAACTCTGTTCGATGACCGTCTAGAGTGCAAACAAGGGATCTTAGATTCGGTGGCATGGCATGGTTTCCTACCTGAAGGTGTTGGCCGCGATGCAAGCCAAGTACCGATGGACTCGTACCTTGCGGAAGCACTTCAACTGCACGTTGCGGCTGGTGGTTCAACATTACTAAGTGTTCAACTAGAAGATTGGTTAGAGATGGACAAGCCAGTCAACATTCCTGGCACTGTAGATGAGTACCCTAACTGGCGTCGTAAATTATCAATGAACTTGGACGAAATCTTTGCTCACGAAGGGGTAAACCGTATTGCTTCTAAGCTGACAGATGTTCGAGAGAAAGCAGCTAAGTAG